A segment of the Ipomoea triloba cultivar NCNSP0323 chromosome 1, ASM357664v1 genome:
aaaaaaaaaaaaaattacataaaatttatatttgtatataacataaataaaatatacctgaaccaataacctattaagttaacataaaatttagtttagataatattaatatttttgaactaatatttaaaatatgtttggatatattcatttgaatgacatgtatataatatataaattttattttgaattctaatatagtaatatatgtgaaatttcgatatccgatataacataattaaaaatatccgaacaaataatcaattgagttcaatcaaaatataaaacgtggtatagatttcaatttttaatagaagacgatgataagtaaaagaatatgataatgaatgtagtctaaatgaataaatatgtaagtagataatggtgaaaatgtagttatagtgacatatagtctaatagatgatagttgattctgttttccatttagaaaacaatttttaattgtgtttcaattttctagaaaactggaaaattatttcctgttttcaaaatgtaaaactgttatagtaaacatgttttctgttttctagtttttcaaatttccaaaaaactggagaaaacTTTCAATAGAAAGCATTTGCcggataaaaatataataacccatgatggaattttgaaattatgaagAACTAATAAATGAAAAACAGAGATGACTGGAAAATATGGACAAAACTGTAACATTACACGTTACTGAAGGTGAGCACTGAAAATAGCAAAAACTCCGCTACAACTCTGCGCATATAATAAGTCACCAGTCATTTTTCTGCAAAATGAAATCATGGTAGAATTGTACAAGTGCTATAACATCCACTCTCAAGACTAAAATGCTAAAAGCTGAGAATGCGTTCCAAGAAACaactttttgtaattttttcccCTTTCTAAATTTACAGCTTGTAACGCAACCCCCCTATAATTAAACTGATTAAACTGTAATGCACCATAATTGATCTAACGATCTGGGTTTTGAGTTGCGCTCACCTCCGTAGAGCACCGTAGTTCCTTGTTACCTACAAAACGATGCTTATTGATAAGCTACACTCACAAAGTTGGcactataaaataaaaactgGGGTAAAGATGCATTTGCTGCCAAATGCTCCATGAAAGTAGTCCTACTCGAAAGATTCAGTAATTCAATACAACAAAAGTTTCCAGAggtttattttcacttacacGAGGTGGAGgtttgtttgatttctttggcacttcatcatcatcatcttcatcatctaaATTCATAAGCATCCTTTGAATTGAAGGAGCATTATCTGACTTCTTTCCTCTCTTAGCTGAGGATGTACTACCTCTACCCTTTCCCCGTGGGGCAGCCCTTTTGCGGCCTTTGCCTTGAAGAGTTTCATCATCCTTGATAAAACAACACGATAATTAGAAAGTATATTACAAtgacatttatttttctattagtAAATTAAAGCAGAAAAACCTCACAATTACTATTAGTAATGGTCCACATTCAAATTCATTATGAGAATTTAAATTCActagtaaaaatgaaaaacagagtattaaataaaagaaaaagaaaaactgaaaaCTCTTCCATTAATCTCCATATGACACCATACCTATTGGGATAAAAGGAAATCAAACTACTTGGCACCGGATGAATACAAGCCATCATTGCTATGCAGGTAAGAAATAACTTTACTGAaagtatttttcaaattaaattagggATCACAGAAATTGATCTATATAATAGTTTTGTGCTTTTTAAGCAGAATTGTTTGTAATCATATCATCATTTGTGCTTAGAAGATTAACCTGAATGCCAAGGGTAGAGAAGcattagtgaaaaaaaaatcatggagcaataaagaaataaaagcatACCAAGCTATCATCGACATCATTTATTTCATTCTCAGCTTTTTCATCACTTGAATCAGAGTCCACGTTCTCCTCATCCTCTGCAATGCTTCGAACTGATGAGGATCTGCAGCAACTCGATTGACAAATTAATTAGAGACCATCAAGATCTACACacacccccccaaaaaaaaaacaaaacaaaacaaaacaaaacaaaaagcaaaGGTTATCTGGAAAATCATCTATTAGGCCCACTGCTCATACATTTGTGAATGACGAAATCCCATATCAAGTGTTGTCTGCTTTAAATTGCTAGAAGCCCTGCCTCTGCCTCTACCTCTCCCCCGGCCCCTTCCTCTTGAAGTTTTGCCCACTTCAGAAGCATCGTGAGAGGACCTAAAAGATTGAGATAACTCTTTCTTGCCCTTATTGGCAGTAGACTTTGAGGCAGAAAAAGGAGTTGTGTCCTCATCATCACTGAAGGAAACTGCACTTTCAATGCCTCTAATACTTTTACTTCTGATCTGAAAATTGTGCTAAAATTACCTCTATACACAAAACTAAGATTATCCAAGGAACATCAACCCCAAGTTATAATTGTATGCACTAGGTCAAAGATAAATGAATACCTCTGAGGATTGCCCACTAAATGAGAATGGTTGGTCATCTTTATTCTGTACAGCTCTTTCTTTGACACGTTCCTGCAATGAGCAATCACCACTTTATTTCATGATTTCAAATGTCTTTTATGCAAAGCATAGATGCCTGTTCCACACAAGCCTGTACAGCAGGTATGTAACATGATATGATAGTTAATGTATCCAAAAACAATAGATATTGATGGGTACAGTACTCAAGAGACTCAAAGAGAGGATGGTGTTCATACATTCAAAATATTGAACCCAGAGACTACCAACTTAAGTGGCGGTTCATACATTCAAGATATTGAATATATTCAGATGTCATGAAGTTGGTATTTCAGAACAAAATGGTTTTGAGATTATATCTATAAATGTTTTAGCCTTTTAGGTCGTCTATGATTCCTGTTTGTCTATTTGACCAATATAAATATAGTATCAGCAGACCACTTGAGAAGAGTAACCCTTAGCCTTGGAAGCTCCATCCCCTATATGGCTATATCTCCATTAAAAGCACACAGATGGAACATAATAGAGCATCAGGTTTATTAGATATTGCCTTTTCCAAGGTAAACTATGATAGCACCAACAGATAGCTTCATCACCACTCCATCCCCCTACCCCAGGggaaatcaaatatataaagagAAATCCAGAAAGAGGGGGAAAAGGAATGAAAGATCACAGGAACACAAGATATTGATGTTAGGACTACAGCATTGTGCAAGCAATTATGTGACAATGTAAACACATCACTCCTCTAGGTAGCTTGGAACAAGAGGGAATAACAAAAAATAGTGTTTTACCTCTAAGCACTCCCCAACTTTGAGAATTATATCCTCCTCTTCAAATTTCAGTGTATCTGAATCCCGAGTAATTTTATTCTGTCAACTCAGTCATTAGTTTGTTAGTGCAAGATGCAAATCATGCAAATATTACTATGTAAAGGATATGTGAGAAAAGTTGATGCTAAAAAATTTAATCTGGAGTAGATGTATCCAGAGACTACCGTGATTTGCTTACTGAACATAATAGAATACTTACACGAGTTTCCTTGAGGTTGTATTGCACACAAGAATAGAAAGCCATCTTGTCATCCTTGTTGACAAAACTGTGCAATGCAACATCCAGATCATTGACAGGAAGTATCTCCATTTTCTGTAAACCAGTTAGGATTAGATGCGCCTCAGGCAGTGCACAGAGATACTTTCCCCCTTTTTGGATAATAAATTAGCCTTGCCTTATATTGAAGACATGGAAGAATAAGAATTTAAAAAGTGAAGTCGATATGGGTGTtctaagtaaaaaagaaaaacgatGTTTTAAACTTGATCTCATACCAAATTACTCTCAGCAACTAAAGCTTCTATATTCTGCTGATTCAACTCTTCTGGTCGAAGCCTTTCAGACTCTTCAATTTTGACTGCACAATTAAGACTAAATAATCAAGCACTAAATCACTACGACAGGAAGAATAAGAGGGCACAGATAGGAGGACAGAACACTGATGCCAGCCACACATTCACCTAAAGAAGCAAAATATGTTGTGAAGGGAATAATATTAGCAGCAATAACAGGCCATCAAGCATCACCTAATCTAGAAATTCTAAAAGTAATATTAGGTTCATCAAGAAAACCAGTCACCGCACGCTTTCACTTACAGAAAGAAAGTCAATTTGGCCAGTTAAGGAAAAAAAGTGTGGATTGTCAAAGTATGTGGAGGATGACCAAAAGACGCTTAAAAGGCATGCTCTATTTTGGAAGAAGGCAATGCATTCACACACACCTTATAATATCATAAACAAGTGTCTGCAAAAGAAATCAAATTCATCACATAAAACTGTGAACAGCTAGAGAAGAAATCAAATTACCTGCACTGCGGCCTCTATTTGAAGATTTAGAGAATATAAGTATATCCTGAGGATTTGCAACCTAAAAAAATTGGAAATGCACATTTTTGGTGTGGAGAGCTGCAGAAaggaaataagaaaattttcacCATTGAACAGAAAAAAGTAGAAAGTACCTTTCCCACATATTTTTGTCCAAACCTTTGAGGATTTATTGTCATAAATCCAGAGTAATCTACCTGAAAACTCATCCAGAAAAGAGAGCATGCAACTTGACAGATATAtagagaaaagaaaacaaaattgaaaaatgaaaaccaTTGGAGGGTAAAGTCATTAAAAAATACATGAAATTGCTACCTTTACTCGAACTAAGGGGAGCTTGTTCTCTGATCCACTTATAGCAATAGATCGTTCTATCAACTTCCTGACCTGCAATAATTCAAAGGAGCTAGGATGCATCAGCAAGTAATCTTTGTAACGAAAAAGAATGATAGAAACAGAATATtcatataataacatataaaaGAAACAGAGAGGATAATGAACTGAATAACTGCACATACCACATTGTCCAAATGTTCAAGTATCGAGTTTTGATCATTTGGATCAATATCTGGCTCATCCTTCAAAACTATCTGCAGCATGAAAACTGATTAGTTTAGCAAAtgttcctttataattttatatactgGTTCAATATAAAGATATAAAGTAACCTCAGTGTATTCAAAAGGCCGCACTGACTTAAGAGGTATCTTTGTCGGGCGATATTGATTTCCCTACATTATATGGAAAGCATCTCACCATCAGTCACATAAGCACGAtcattttagtatttaaaaCTAAGCAGTATACATGAGTAAAatagaacaaaataaaaatgttaacaTACAGATTGATACAATACAACCTTAATCTCCAAAAGGAGCACATGTTTAGGTTTTGATTCACCATCAATCAGTGATGTTGCAACAGAAGAGCCAGGCTGAGTAATGTGGAAACCCATACCTGGAACTTCCTATTATAAAAATGAGTTTTAATCAGACACCATACTAAAAGGAAATTGTAATAGAAACACCTAAATAAGTAGCACCTGAGGATCAACCAGACATTCATGTTCATGGCCCCATACAATGAAATCCAGAAAGCGAGGCAGGAAATGCTCATTTATTGCATTTTTAGGATTTGTCTTTACTCTGGAAACCAGAAAACAGGCATGCATTGTTGTTAAATGACACCACACATAATTGTTCCTAGTCACCTACGTAAAGTGTCCTGCATTCATAACATAATACTATCAGGgtgaattatttattatctaCAATAGCAAATATAACCTGTTCTGATGAAGAACCAGGATGTTGAACCAGTCCGACAATTGACACTCTTCTTGAGCCTCAGGTCGCATCCATTGAACGGCATGAGGTGTCTAAAACATCAAGAGGAATAATATCTCACTGCTGTACGATAAAAATAGAATTCCCAAAAAAGAGACCTCCAGACTCAGAGCAATACCTGAAACATCCTATTCAAGCGCTCATCTCTTATATTACCAAGTCCATAGAGGGCTACAGATGTTGAACCCTACAATTAACAGCTTGAAGCCAatctaaaaatctaaaattttttattaagaaaGATATTATCAAAGAGGCCGGTGCCAACCTTCCTGATGAGAATGGGGT
Coding sequences within it:
- the LOC116019084 gene encoding double-strand break repair protein MRE11 isoform X1 gives rise to the protein MGDSSREDEKNTLKILVATDCHLGYLEKDEIRRHDSFQSFEEICSIAEKNQVDFLLLGGDLFHENKPSRTTLVKAIEILRRYCLNDQPVQFQVVSDQTINFANVFGHVNYEDPHFNVGLPVFSIHGNHDDPAGVDNLSAVDILSACNLVNYFGKMDLGGSGVGQISLYPILIRKGSTSVALYGLGNIRDERLNRMFQTPHAVQWMRPEAQEECQLSDWFNILVLHQNRVKTNPKNAINEHFLPRFLDFIVWGHEHECLVDPQEVPGMGFHITQPGSSVATSLIDGESKPKHVLLLEIKGNQYRPTKIPLKSVRPFEYTEIVLKDEPDIDPNDQNSILEHLDNVVRKLIERSIAISGSENKLPLVRVKVDYSGFMTINPQRFGQKYVGKVANPQDILIFSKSSNRGRSAVKIEESERLRPEELNQQNIEALVAESNLKMEILPVNDLDVALHSFVNKDDKMAFYSCVQYNLKETRNKITRDSDTLKFEEEDIILKVGECLEERVKERAVQNKDDQPFSFSGQSSEIRSKSIRGIESAVSFSDDEDTTPFSASKSTANKGKKELSQSFRSSHDASEVGKTSRGRGRGRGRGRGRASSNLKQTTLDMGFRHSQISSSVRSIAEDEENVDSDSSDEKAENEINDVDDSLDDETLQGKGRKRAAPRGKGRGSTSSAKRGKKSDNAPSIQRMLMNLDDEDDDDEVPKKSNKPPPRVTRNYGALRR
- the LOC116019084 gene encoding double-strand break repair protein MRE11 isoform X2, producing MGDSSREDEKNTLKILVATDCHLGYLEKDEIRRHDSFQSFEEICSIAEKNQVDFLLLGGDLFHENKPSRTTLVKAIEILRRYCLNDQPVQFQVVSDQTINFANVFGHVNYEDPHFNVGLPVFSIHGNHDDPAGVDNLSAVDILSACNLVNYFGKMDLGGSGVGQISLYPILIRKGSTSVALYGLGNIRDERLNRMFQTPHAVQWMRPEAQEECQLSDWFNILVLHQNRVKTNPKNAINEHFLPRFLDFIVWGHEHECLVDPQGNQYRPTKIPLKSVRPFEYTEIVLKDEPDIDPNDQNSILEHLDNVVRKLIERSIAISGSENKLPLVRVKVDYSGFMTINPQRFGQKYVGKVANPQDILIFSKSSNRGRSAVKIEESERLRPEELNQQNIEALVAESNLKMEILPVNDLDVALHSFVNKDDKMAFYSCVQYNLKETRNKITRDSDTLKFEEEDIILKVGECLEERVKERAVQNKDDQPFSFSGQSSEIRSKSIRGIESAVSFSDDEDTTPFSASKSTANKGKKELSQSFRSSHDASEVGKTSRGRGRGRGRGRGRASSNLKQTTLDMGFRHSQISSSVRSIAEDEENVDSDSSDEKAENEINDVDDSLDDETLQGKGRKRAAPRGKGRGSTSSAKRGKKSDNAPSIQRMLMNLDDEDDDDEVPKKSNKPPPRVTRNYGALRR